ACGACCGGGACCTCGTTCAGGGTGGGCTGCACGGTGTACGGGCGGTCGAGGGACCGGCCGCCGTCGCCGGAATGACTGTCGAGGCGGTTGCCGGGGCTCGTGCCGTGCTGGTCACGTGCGTTGAAGTACACGCGGCCGTCGGGGAGTTGGGCGGCGATCGACTCGTTGGCGTTGTTCACACCGTCGTAGGAGTCGTCCACGAAGCCCGGCCGCCAGGTCCAGCCGCCGTCGTCGCTGAGGAGCGCGTGGGCGCCGTAGTAGCGGGGCTCCTGGCCGGTGTCGGGGGAGCCGGCCGGCGGGGACGCCGAGTGGTTGGCGGGGACGACCAGGCGGCCCGCGTACGGGCCCCGGGTGAGGGCGATCGCATGGCCGGGGCCGGTCGCGTACCAGCGCCAGGACGGGTCCTTCACCTGCGCGGTGATCTCGCGGGGCGGGGTGAAGTGCCGGCCGTCGTCCCGGCTGCGCTGCACGAACACCCGGCGGCTCTGCTCGGGCGTGACCTCGCCACGCATGATCTGCGCCTCCGTCACCTTGCCGCTGTTGTACGAGGTGAGGAGCACGACGGCGCCGGTGCGCGGGTCGACGACGGGGGCCGGGTTCCCCCGGGTGTCGCCGTCACCGGCGGCTACGACGGTGAGCGGGCCCCAGGTGCAGCCGCCGTCCGCCGAACGCCGCAGGACGACGTCGATGTCGCCCGTGTCGCCCGCCCCGCCGCGTCTGCCCTCGGCGAAGGCGAGGACGGTGTCCTCGGCGGTCGTGACCGAGGCCGGGATGCGGTACGTGTCGTAGCCGCCCTCGCCCGAGACGTACGGGACGGAGGACGTGCAGCCGGGAGCGGCCGAGGCGGGTGTCGTGGTGGTGAGCGGTGCGAGGAGGACGGCGGTGACGAGGAGTGTGCGACCGAGGTGTCTCATGCTTCTCCTGACGGAACGTCGGACCGTGCCTGTCCGTCAGATGCTCCCCGGTGTCACCAGCCCCGACTCGTACGCGACGATGACCAACTGCGCCCGGTCCCGGGCCGCCAGCTTGCCCATGATGCGGCTGACGTGGGTCTTCGCGGTCAGCGGGCTCAGGCCCAACGCTTCGGCTATCTCCGTGTTGTTGAGGCCGCGCGCGACCAGTGACAGCACCTCCCGCTCACGGCCGGACAGGCACTCCGGCCCGCCGGTCCGCGATGCCGAGGGGCTGCGCAGGAACCGCTCGATCAGCCGTGCCGTGGGCCCGGGCGACAGCAGGGACTCCCCGGCCGCGACCGTACGGATGGCGTCGAGCAGTTCGGCCGGCCTGGTGTCCTTCACCAGGAAGCCGGAGGCGCCGGCGCGCAGGGCGTCCACGATGTTCTCGTCGGTGTCGTACGTGGTGAGGACCAGGACGCGGACGCCCGCGAGGTCCTCGTCGGCCGCGATGAGCCGGGTCGCCTCGATGCCGTCCAGGTCGGGCATGCGGATGTCCATCACCACGAGGTCGGCGCGCTCGCTGCGGGCCAGTCGCACGGCCTGCCGGCCGGTGGCGGCCTGGCCGACGACCTCCATGTCCCGTGCCGACTCCACGAGCATCGCGAACGCCTCCCGTACCAGGGTCTGGTCGTCCGCGAGCAGCACTCGGATGGTCATCCGGTCCCCTCCCCCGTGGTCCCCGTCTTCGTCAGCGGCAGTACGGCGGTCACCTCGAAGCCGCCGTCCGCACGGGGACCGGCGTCGAGTGTGCCACCCACGCTGCGCGCCCGCTCGCGCATTCCGACGAGCCCGAAGCCCGGGATGCCGCCCGGTGCCGGTCCCGTGCCGTCGTCGCTGACCGACAGGTGCAGGGCGCCCTCCCGTTCCACCAGGTCGACACGGACGGCCGGTTCGGGTCCCGCGTGCCGTACCGCGTTGGTCAGCGCCTCCTGCACGATGCGATAGGCGGCGGCGCCCACGGCGGGCGGTGCCTGCCGTACCCGTACGGTCTGCTCGACCCGGGCACCGGCGAGCCGCGCGGCCTCGGCCAGGTCGGTCAGACCGTCGAGGCCGGGCAGCGGACCGCGGGTGTCGGGCGAACCGTGCTCCCGCAACACCTCCAGCGTCGTACGCAGTTCGCCCCGGGCGCTGCGACAGGTCTCGGCGATGTCGTCCAGCGCCTTGGCCACGGTCTCCCGGTCGAGCCGCTCGGGATCGGCGGACAGCACGTGCGCGGCGACCGAGGTCTGCACCCCGATGAGGGTGATGGTGTGCGCGAGCAGGTCGTGCAGGTCCCGGGCGATCCGCAGCCGCTCCTCGGCGACCCGCCGCCGGGCCTCCTCCTCGCGGGTGCGTTCGGCACGTTCGGCGCGTTCCACGATGGAGGCGACGTACTGGCGGTAGAAGCGCACGTCGACGCCGAGGAACAGCACGGCGACGACCCAACCGGATGCCTTCAGCAGCCCCAGCGCCTCGTGGGCGCTGATGGTGAGCATCACGCTCACCGACAGGGTGATGACGCCGATGCCGACCAGGACGGTGCGCAGCGGCCGGCCGGTGACGGCGACGGTGTAGAGGGCGACGTACGCGGCCTGGGTGGCCGCGGTGTGCGGGTAGTCGAGGAAGTGGTAGGGGAAGACGCAGGCCACCACGGCGAGCAGGACGAGCACGGGATGGCGGCGGCGCCACAGCAGCGGCACGTGGGAGACGAGCAGCAGGGCCCAGCCGAGCGCGTCGGGCCTGCGGCCGTCGTCGACGAGCAGCGCGAGGACGACGGCGAGCGCGGCCGTCAGAACGGCGAGCAGCGCGTCGTTGCGGAGGGCGTGCGGGGCGGTCAGGGGGTCGCGGTTGATCGCGGCCATGATCCGCTCCGCGGGCCGCGACCAGGTCGCCGACGGTGTGGTGGGTGCCTGCACGGGCATCATCCTGGGCCAGGAAGGCGCCCCTCCGGGAGAGGAGGGGCGCCGTCGGGTCGGTCAGGGGGCGTTCGCGGCCAAGGGCTTCCGCTCCTGGGGCGGGGCCGTCCGCTCCGTCGCGCGGGAGAGCCTCCCCGGCCACCACATCCGCCGCTTGAGCAGCACACTCGCCGTGGTCACCAGGTACGTACGCACCAGGAACGTGTCCAGCAGCACCCCCACCGCGATGACGAAGCCGAGTTCCACCAGCCCCACCATCGGCAGCGTCGTCAGCACCGCGAACGTCGCCGCGAGCACCATCCCCGCCGAGGCGATGACCCCACCGGTCGTCCGCAGAGCGGTGAGCGCGGCCGCCTCCGGTTCGGCTCCCTTCACGGACTCCTCCCGCATCCGGTGCATCAGGAAGATGCCGTAGTCCACCCCGAGGGCGACCAGGAACACGAACGACAGCAGCCCCAGCCCGGGATCCGTACCGCCGAAGCCGAACACCGGCTCGAACACCAGCCCGCCGATGCCGAGGGCCGCGCCCCACACCGCCACTACGGCCGCCAGCAGCAGCAACGGCGCGACGAGACTCCGCAACAGACCGACCAGGATGACGAACACGGCGGCCAGCACCAGCGGCACGATCACCTTGCGGTCCCGGGACTCGCTGTCGGCCAGGTCGATCTGCTGGGCGCTGGGCCCGCCGACATAGGCGCCCGCTGTATCGAGCCCGGCGCGCAGGGCCTCGATGGTCCGGGTTTCGGCCGGGGTCTCGGGCGAGGCAGTCGTGAAGACCGCGATCTCGGTCCACCCCGAGCCACTGCGTCCGGGAACCGCCTCGGCGACACCCTCGGTCTCACGCGCCCGGTCCAACACCACGTCGGCCCGCTCGTCGGGGGCGATGACGGTCACCGGCCGGCTGCTGCGTTCCGGATACTCCCGCGCCAGCGTCTGCATCGCGGTGATCGACTCGGGCCGCTCCGTGAAGGAGTCCTCCTGCTTGATGCTGCCGGACAGGTTGAGCGTGCCCAGCGCGAGCGCACCGAGCAGGACGCCGCCACCGACGAGTACGGTGACGGGCCGGCGCGTCGCCGAGGTCCCCATCGCGGCGAACAGCGACCGGCGAACCCTGGGCTCGCTGCCGAAGGCGGGGATCAGCGGCCAGAAGACCCGCCGTCCGAGCAGCACCAGCACGGCGGGCAGCAGGGTCGTCATGGCGACCAGCGCCGCGAGTACCCCGATCGTGCCGACCGGCCCCATGCCGCTGCTGCTGTTGAGGTCGGCGGCCAGCAGGCACAGCAGCCCGGCCGCGACCGTCCCGGAGGAGGCGAGGATGGCCGGCCCGCAGCCGCGCAGAGCGGTGCGCATGGCGTCGTACGGCCGCTCGTGGCGCCGTAGTTCCTCGCGGTAGCGGGCGATGAGCAGCAGCGCGTAGTCGGTGCCGGCGCCGAGGACGAGCACGGTCATCACGCCGCCGCTCTGGCCGGTGACGGTGACGTCGAACAGTTCGTGGAGTCCGTACCCGGCGGCCATGGCGGTGGCCGCGGCGACGCCCGCAACGGCGAGCGGCACCAGCCACAGGAACGGGCTGCGGTAGATCAGGATCAGCAGGACGGTGACGACGGCGAGCGTGGCCAGCAGCAGGGTGCCGTCGATCGTCTCGAACACCTTGCCCATGTCGGTGTTCAGCGCCCCTGGCCCGCCGACCTCGACGCTCAGCCCGCCGCTCCCCTCGGCGACCTCGCGCACGCCGTCCACGAAGGCGTTCCGGGCCTCCTCGTCCTGGCCCGGCTGGGTGCTGGACACCGGGTACATCAGGGTGGAGCCGTCCTCGGACGGAACGCCCCGCGGCTCACCGGTCAGGTCGTGGGCGCCGCGCACCTCGGCGACCTGCTCGGCGGCCGTGCGCCGGTCGGCGTCGGTCAGACCGCCGTCCCGGTGGTACACGAGCACCAGGTCGGTCGACTCGCCTCCGGGGAGCCGGTCCTGGATCCGCGCGACCTGCGTGGAGTCGGCGCTGTCGGGCAGGTAGTCGACCGCGCGGTTCTGCTGGATGCCGGCGAACTTCCCGGCGAGCGGCCCGACCAGCACGAGGGCGGCGAGCCACAGCCCGACCACCACCCAGGGCACGGCTCGCCGCCGTGCGGTCTTCCTTGTGTCCCCCACTGTTCGGGCTCCCTCCGGTCCGGGTGTCTGGAACGGTCTCCAGACTCCCGGCGCACGGGGGCCGATTCGTCGGGCCCGAGGCCGAGTCGGGGGTTACTGCGGAGGGCGGTACGGGCGGCGGATTACTCCCCGGGGAGTAATGCCCGGGGAGCGGCTGTCAGGGGCGGCTGGAAGGCGCGTGCCCTACGACGGCGTACGTGCCGCCGCGGCCAGGACCCGTGTCACGTCGTCCGAGCAGATGGTGAGCGCCGCCCCCACCGTCGCGAGCACGTCCCGCTCGGCCGGTGTGTACGGCCCGTCCGCCAGAGCGATACGCGCCCCCTGGAGCAGGATCGATTCGCGGCCGACCGTGGCGAGGTGCGGGGCGAGCGGGTCCAGCGCCTCGTGCAGCTCTATGGCCAGCCCCGCACCGCACGGCTCCCCGGTGATCCGGCCGGTGTCCGCCTCCAGCGCCTCCACGAGGGCGGCCAGCTGCTCCTCCGTGCAGTCGTCGAAGCCGGCCGCGCGCACAGCGAGCACCGCGGTCTCCAGCGCCGTACGGGAACCGGCGCCGCCCGCGGCCAGCACGGCGAGGGCGACGGTGTGCACGGCGTCGCGGAGCATCGCGGAGAAGCGGGTGGTGGTCGGATGGTCGAGGACGTCCGTGCCGAAGTGGCGGCGGCAGGCGGCGCACTCCACGACCGGTCCGGCCTCGCCGCGCGGCAGCACGGGCAGGCCGAGCAGGGTGAAGCGGCGCTGTCCGGTCAGCCGCTGGTAGTTGCGGTCGCCGCCGCAGCCGGGGCAGAAGAACTCCCCGTCACCGGCGGGCGTCCACGCGGTACGGGTGCCCAGGATGCTGGAAAACCTGGCGGCATGGCCGTTTCGTCCCCGTCCTGGCAGCACGTCGCACCTCCGTCACGCCGCACGGCAGCGTCGCCGCGCTTGCGTGATGTTAGCCACATCCATGAGGAGGAGTCAGTACCCCGGAGGAGACCTTTCCGTGACCCTCACAGGGATTGGCCGGTATACGACGGGGCTTCGTCCGCCGGGCAACGGCGGACGAAGCCCCTAAACCATCATTGGGACTGGTCAGCGCGTCGCGCGGTTGACGGCCGAGACGACCGCCTTCAGCGAGGCGCGCGTGGTGTTCGCGTCGATTCCGATCCCCCACAGGACCTTGTCGTCGATCGCGCATTCGATGTAGGAGGCGGCCTGCGCGGAGGCGCCCTCGCTCATCGTGTGCTCCTGGTAGTCCAGCAGGCGTACGTCGATGCCGACGGACTGGAGCGCGTCGAAGAAGGCCGAGATCGGGCCGTTGCCGGAGCCGGACAGGACGGTGTCCTGGCCGTCGACCGTGGCCTCCACCGTCAGCGTGTCCACACCGTCGGTGTCGGTCGTCGACTGGTTGTTCTTGACCTGGATCCGGCCCCACGGGTTCTCGGGGTTGGGCAGGTACTCGTCCCGGAAGGTCGCCCAGATGTCCTTCGGCGTGACCTCGCCGCCCTCGGCGTCCGTCTTCGCCTGGATGATCTTCGAGAACTCGATCTGCATCCGGCGGGGCAGTTCCAGCTTGTGGTCGTTCTTCAGGACGTACGCGATACCGCCCTTGCCGGACTGCGAGTTGACCCGGATGACCGCCTCGTAGGAGCGGCCGACGTCCTTGGGGTCGATGGGCAGGTAGGGGACCGCCCACTCGATGTCGTCGACGGTGACGCCCTTGGCCTTCGCGTCGGCCTCCATGGCGTCGAAGCCCTTCTTGATGGCGTCCTGGTGGGAGCCGGAGAAGGACGTGTAGACCAGGTCGCCCACGTACGGGTGGCGCGGGTGGACCTCCATCTGGTTGCAGTACTCCCACGTGCGACGGATCTCGTCGATGTCGGAGAAGTCGATCTGCGGGTCGACGCCCTGGGAGAACAGGTTCATGCCCAGGGTGACCAGGTCCACGTTGCCGGTGCGCTCGCCCTGGCCGAACAGGCAGCCCTCGACGCGGTCGGCGCCGGCCATCAGGGCCAGCTCGGCGGCGGCGACGGCCGTGCCGCGGTCGTTGTGCGGGTGGATCGACAGGCAGACGTGCTCGCGGCGGGAGAGGTTGCGGCCCATCCACTCGAAGCGGTCCGCGTGGGTCGACGGGGTCGAACGCTCCACCGTGGCGGGCAGGTTGAGGATGATCTCGCGGCCGGGACCGGGCTGCCAGACGTCCATGACCGCCTCGCAGACCTCCAGCGCGAAGTCCAGCTCGGTGTCGGTGAAGATCTCCGGCGAGTACTGGTAGCCGAACTCCGTCTCCGGGCCCAGCAGCTTCTCCGCGTACTCCATGACCAGCCGCGTGCCGTCGACGGCGATCTGCTTGATGTCGTCCTTGGAGCCCCGGAAGACGACCCGGCGGAAGACGGGGGCGGTGGCGTTGTAGAGGTGGACGGTCGCGCGCTTGGCGCCCTTCAGCGACTCCACGGTCCGCTCGATCAGGTCCTCGCGGGCCTGGGTCAGTACGGAGATGGTGACGTCGTCGGGGATGGCCCCCGGCTCCTCGATGATCGACCGTACGAAGTCGAAGTCCGTCTGACCCGACGCCGGGAAGCCGACCTCGATCTCCTTGTAGCCCATCTTGACCAGCAGGTCGAACATCGCGCGCTTGCGGGCGGGTGACATGGGGTCGATCAGGGCCTGGTTGCCGTCACGCAGGTCGGTGGAGAGCCAGCGGGGGGCGGTGGTGATGCGGTTGTCCGGCCAGGTCCGGTCCGGGATGTCGACCTGCTCGTAGCGGCCGTACTTGTGGATCGGCATGGAACTGGGCTGCTGGCGGTTGGCCATGATGCGGGGGCTCCTCAGGAGGTGTCCGGAAGGACGGCCGACGACGCAGCACCAAGCTCCGCGGGGAGGGAGTCGGCCTCGACTACAGGCCCTCGCCGCGGCAGCTAAGGAGAAGCAGCCCGAAACGCATGATGCGCAGCATGCTAGCCGAGGCTCTCCGGGTGCGCGGGTCCGTATCAGTATGCGGGACCGGACGCACATACGGGACAAAAAGTGCGCTATACCACTTCGCCACGGAACGTGAAGGCC
The genomic region above belongs to Streptomyces coeruleorubidus and contains:
- a CDS encoding sialidase family protein, producing the protein MRHLGRTLLVTAVLLAPLTTTTPASAAPGCTSSVPYVSGEGGYDTYRIPASVTTAEDTVLAFAEGRRGGAGDTGDIDVVLRRSADGGCTWGPLTVVAAGDGDTRGNPAPVVDPRTGAVVLLTSYNSGKVTEAQIMRGEVTPEQSRRVFVQRSRDDGRHFTPPREITAQVKDPSWRWYATGPGHAIALTRGPYAGRLVVPANHSASPPAGSPDTGQEPRYYGAHALLSDDGGWTWRPGFVDDSYDGVNNANESIAAQLPDGRVYFNARDQHGTSPGNRLDSHSGDGGRSLDRPYTVQPTLNEVPVVQGSVLQLPGRRSPLLFSGPSVPTARRAMAVWRSTDGGATFTKALTLSQRPAAYSDLVPLGRKTVGILYETGAQGTYETIEFRRLPADEL
- a CDS encoding MMPL family transporter — translated: MGDTRKTARRRAVPWVVVGLWLAALVLVGPLAGKFAGIQQNRAVDYLPDSADSTQVARIQDRLPGGESTDLVLVYHRDGGLTDADRRTAAEQVAEVRGAHDLTGEPRGVPSEDGSTLMYPVSSTQPGQDEEARNAFVDGVREVAEGSGGLSVEVGGPGALNTDMGKVFETIDGTLLLATLAVVTVLLILIYRSPFLWLVPLAVAGVAAATAMAAGYGLHELFDVTVTGQSGGVMTVLVLGAGTDYALLLIARYREELRRHERPYDAMRTALRGCGPAILASSGTVAAGLLCLLAADLNSSSGMGPVGTIGVLAALVAMTTLLPAVLVLLGRRVFWPLIPAFGSEPRVRRSLFAAMGTSATRRPVTVLVGGGVLLGALALGTLNLSGSIKQEDSFTERPESITAMQTLAREYPERSSRPVTVIAPDERADVVLDRARETEGVAEAVPGRSGSGWTEIAVFTTASPETPAETRTIEALRAGLDTAGAYVGGPSAQQIDLADSESRDRKVIVPLVLAAVFVILVGLLRSLVAPLLLLAAVVAVWGAALGIGGLVFEPVFGFGGTDPGLGLLSFVFLVALGVDYGIFLMHRMREESVKGAEPEAAALTALRTTGGVIASAGMVLAATFAVLTTLPMVGLVELGFVIAVGVLLDTFLVRTYLVTTASVLLKRRMWWPGRLSRATERTAPPQERKPLAANAP
- a CDS encoding sensor histidine kinase, with product MMPVQAPTTPSATWSRPAERIMAAINRDPLTAPHALRNDALLAVLTAALAVVLALLVDDGRRPDALGWALLLVSHVPLLWRRRHPVLVLLAVVACVFPYHFLDYPHTAATQAAYVALYTVAVTGRPLRTVLVGIGVITLSVSVMLTISAHEALGLLKASGWVVAVLFLGVDVRFYRQYVASIVERAERAERTREEEARRRVAEERLRIARDLHDLLAHTITLIGVQTSVAAHVLSADPERLDRETVAKALDDIAETCRSARGELRTTLEVLREHGSPDTRGPLPGLDGLTDLAEAARLAGARVEQTVRVRQAPPAVGAAAYRIVQEALTNAVRHAGPEPAVRVDLVEREGALHLSVSDDGTGPAPGGIPGFGLVGMRERARSVGGTLDAGPRADGGFEVTAVLPLTKTGTTGEGTG
- a CDS encoding response regulator transcription factor; its protein translation is MTIRVLLADDQTLVREAFAMLVESARDMEVVGQAATGRQAVRLARSERADLVVMDIRMPDLDGIEATRLIAADEDLAGVRVLVLTTYDTDENIVDALRAGASGFLVKDTRPAELLDAIRTVAAGESLLSPGPTARLIERFLRSPSASRTGGPECLSGREREVLSLVARGLNNTEIAEALGLSPLTAKTHVSRIMGKLAARDRAQLVIVAYESGLVTPGSI
- a CDS encoding TerB family tellurite resistance protein, giving the protein MLPGRGRNGHAARFSSILGTRTAWTPAGDGEFFCPGCGGDRNYQRLTGQRRFTLLGLPVLPRGEAGPVVECAACRRHFGTDVLDHPTTTRFSAMLRDAVHTVALAVLAAGGAGSRTALETAVLAVRAAGFDDCTEEQLAALVEALEADTGRITGEPCGAGLAIELHEALDPLAPHLATVGRESILLQGARIALADGPYTPAERDVLATVGAALTICSDDVTRVLAAAARTPS
- the leuA gene encoding 2-isopropylmalate synthase — translated: MANRQQPSSMPIHKYGRYEQVDIPDRTWPDNRITTAPRWLSTDLRDGNQALIDPMSPARKRAMFDLLVKMGYKEIEVGFPASGQTDFDFVRSIIEEPGAIPDDVTISVLTQAREDLIERTVESLKGAKRATVHLYNATAPVFRRVVFRGSKDDIKQIAVDGTRLVMEYAEKLLGPETEFGYQYSPEIFTDTELDFALEVCEAVMDVWQPGPGREIILNLPATVERSTPSTHADRFEWMGRNLSRREHVCLSIHPHNDRGTAVAAAELALMAGADRVEGCLFGQGERTGNVDLVTLGMNLFSQGVDPQIDFSDIDEIRRTWEYCNQMEVHPRHPYVGDLVYTSFSGSHQDAIKKGFDAMEADAKAKGVTVDDIEWAVPYLPIDPKDVGRSYEAVIRVNSQSGKGGIAYVLKNDHKLELPRRMQIEFSKIIQAKTDAEGGEVTPKDIWATFRDEYLPNPENPWGRIQVKNNQSTTDTDGVDTLTVEATVDGQDTVLSGSGNGPISAFFDALQSVGIDVRLLDYQEHTMSEGASAQAASYIECAIDDKVLWGIGIDANTTRASLKAVVSAVNRATR